A part of Silvimonas soli genomic DNA contains:
- the nuoL gene encoding NADH-quinone oxidoreductase subunit L has protein sequence MDIKTIYLLIPLAPLFGALVAGLFGWAISRRVAHSVTIAGVAVAFVLSAWTLNNLINGGETYNGTVYTWMTINGIDFNVGFLVDKLTAMMMCVVTFVSLMVHIYTIGYMEEDPGYNRFFSYISLFTFSMLMLVMSNNFVQLFFGWEAVGLVSYLLIGFWFKRPTATFANLKAFLVNRVGDFGFLLGIGLVLFHFGSLDYATVFAKAPELQNATITLFAGHPWSLLSVTCILLFIGAMGKSAQFPLHVWLPDSMEGPTPISALIHAATMVTAGIFMVTRMSPIFELSDTALNFVLVIGSITALFMGFLGIIQNDIKRVVAYSTLSQLGYMTVALGVSAYSVAVFHLMTHAFFKALLFLGAGSVIMGMHHDQDIRNMGGLRKYMPITWITSLVGSLALIGTPFFAGFYSKDSIIDAVAASHLPGAGFAQFAVIASVFVTALYSFRMYFLVFHGKERWMQKSHGHDHDHHDDHGEEHHGLGPNDKPHESPWVVTLPLILLAIPSVIIGAIAIQPMLFGDFFKGVIFVNSEAHPAMEELSHEFHGWFDMALHSVATLPLWLAIAGVVVAWFFYTQRPDIPAAIKAKTGPINTLLENKYYMDFLYINIFAAAGRAIGTVLWKVGDALLIDGLVVNGAAKVVQMFAFLTRRLQTGYIYHYAFAMILGALVLMTLWLGGLAFAH, from the coding sequence ATGGATATCAAAACAATCTACCTGCTGATTCCCCTGGCGCCGCTGTTCGGTGCTTTGGTGGCAGGCCTCTTTGGCTGGGCGATCAGCCGCCGCGTCGCGCACTCGGTGACTATCGCCGGTGTGGCCGTGGCATTCGTACTGTCTGCCTGGACGTTGAACAATCTCATCAACGGTGGTGAGACCTACAACGGCACCGTTTACACCTGGATGACCATCAACGGTATCGACTTCAATGTCGGTTTCCTGGTGGACAAGCTGACCGCAATGATGATGTGCGTGGTGACCTTCGTGTCGCTGATGGTGCACATCTACACCATCGGTTACATGGAAGAAGACCCAGGCTACAACCGCTTCTTCAGCTATATCTCGCTGTTTACTTTCTCGATGTTGATGCTGGTCATGAGCAACAACTTCGTGCAGCTGTTCTTCGGCTGGGAAGCAGTGGGTCTGGTGTCGTACTTGCTGATCGGTTTCTGGTTCAAGCGTCCAACAGCTACCTTCGCCAACCTGAAGGCCTTCCTGGTTAACCGGGTAGGGGACTTCGGTTTCTTGTTGGGTATCGGCCTGGTGCTGTTCCACTTCGGTTCGCTGGACTACGCAACCGTGTTTGCCAAGGCGCCAGAACTGCAAAATGCAACCATCACCTTGTTCGCTGGCCATCCGTGGTCGCTGCTGAGCGTGACTTGTATCTTGCTGTTCATCGGTGCAATGGGTAAATCGGCGCAGTTCCCGCTGCACGTGTGGCTGCCCGATTCGATGGAAGGCCCGACCCCGATCTCCGCACTGATCCACGCGGCGACGATGGTGACCGCTGGTATCTTCATGGTTACCCGCATGTCGCCGATCTTTGAACTGTCAGATACCGCGCTGAACTTCGTGCTGGTGATCGGTTCGATTACCGCGCTGTTCATGGGTTTCCTCGGGATCATCCAGAACGACATCAAGCGCGTGGTGGCGTACTCCACGCTGTCTCAGCTGGGTTACATGACCGTAGCGCTGGGTGTATCGGCTTACTCCGTGGCCGTGTTCCACCTGATGACCCACGCGTTCTTCAAGGCTTTGCTGTTCCTTGGTGCCGGTTCGGTGATCATGGGTATGCATCACGACCAAGACATCCGCAACATGGGTGGTCTGCGTAAATACATGCCGATTACCTGGATCACCTCGCTGGTGGGTTCACTGGCGCTGATCGGTACCCCGTTCTTCGCGGGTTTCTACTCCAAAGATTCGATCATTGACGCGGTGGCTGCTTCGCACCTGCCAGGTGCCGGCTTTGCCCAGTTCGCGGTTATTGCCAGTGTGTTCGTAACGGCGCTGTACTCGTTCCGTATGTACTTCCTGGTATTCCACGGTAAAGAACGGTGGATGCAAAAGTCGCATGGTCACGATCATGATCATCATGACGACCACGGCGAAGAGCATCACGGTCTGGGCCCGAATGACAAACCGCATGAGTCGCCTTGGGTTGTAACGTTGCCGCTGATCTTGCTGGCGATTCCGTCGGTGATCATCGGTGCCATCGCTATCCAGCCGATGTTGTTCGGTGACTTCTTCAAGGGTGTGATCTTTGTGAACAGCGAAGCTCACCCTGCGATGGAAGAACTGAGCCACGAGTTCCATGGCTGGTTCGATATGGCGCTTCATTCGGTTGCAACCTTGCCGCTGTGGCTGGCGATTGCCGGTGTCGTGGTTGCCTGGTTCTTCTACACCCAGCGTCCGGACATTCCGGCGGCGATCAAGGCCAAAACCGGCCCGATCAACACGCTGCTGGAAAACAAGTACTACATGGATTTCCTGTATATCAACATCTTTGCTGCTGCCGGCCGCGCCATTGGTACCGTGCTGTGGAAGGTGGGTGATGCGCTGCTGATTGATGGTCTGGTAGTGAATGGTGCAGCCAAGGTCGTGCAGATGTTTGCCTTCCTGACCCGTCGTTTGCAAACGGGCTACATCTATCACTATGCATTTGCCATGATTCTGGGCGCGCTGGTGTTGATGACCTTGTGGCTGGGCGGTCTGGCGTTCGCGCACTGA
- a CDS encoding NADH-quinone oxidoreductase subunit J — protein sequence MTSVVIFYIFAAVLLLASLATITAKNPVHAALYLMLSFFTGAVLWMLMKAEFLAVSLVLVYVGAVMVLFLFVVMMLDVNFEELRKGFWKHVPLAVVVAVIMVAEMIMVLKNDSAQIAIAHMPEPAAGYNNARVLGNLIYTQYFLPFQLAAALLLVGMIAAIALTLRKRKNTKYINPASQIAVKRDDRLRIVKMNVEARPTAGDAPAADDQQPKA from the coding sequence ATGACATCTGTCGTTATTTTCTACATCTTCGCCGCTGTATTGTTGCTGGCTAGCCTGGCAACCATCACCGCGAAGAATCCGGTACACGCTGCGTTGTACCTCATGCTCTCGTTCTTTACCGGCGCCGTGTTGTGGATGCTGATGAAGGCCGAGTTCCTGGCTGTTTCACTGGTGCTGGTGTATGTCGGCGCGGTGATGGTGCTGTTCCTCTTCGTGGTGATGATGCTGGACGTCAACTTCGAAGAGTTGCGCAAAGGCTTCTGGAAGCACGTGCCGCTGGCGGTAGTGGTTGCCGTCATCATGGTTGCGGAAATGATCATGGTGCTCAAGAACGACAGCGCCCAGATCGCCATTGCACACATGCCGGAACCGGCTGCGGGTTATAACAACGCTCGCGTACTGGGTAACCTGATTTACACCCAGTATTTCCTGCCGTTCCAGTTGGCTGCAGCCTTGCTGCTGGTGGGCATGATCGCCGCCATTGCGCTGACCCTGCGTAAACGCAAGAACACCAAATACATCAACCCGGCCAGCCAGATTGCCGTCAAGCGTGATGACCGCCTGCGTATCGTCAAGATGAACGTAGAAGCGCGTCCTACCGCTGGCGATGCCCCGGCTGCTGACGACCAACAACCGAAAGCCTAA
- a CDS encoding NADH-quinone oxidoreductase subunit M — MTGNLLSLTIWLPIAAGLVVLATGGDDKAPLARWLALIGALLGFLVSLPLYTGFDTLNGGMQFTEFTPWIATFNINYALGVDGLSVWFVILNSFTTLMVVLAGWQVIEKRVAQYMAAFLIMSGLINGAFAAQDAILFYVFFEAMLIPMYLIIGIWGGPRRVYASIKFFLYTLLGSLLTLVAFIYLYGQANGSFAIADFARLPLTMTAQGLLLIAFFFAFAVKVPMWPVHTWLPDAHVEAPTGGSMVLAAITLKLGAYGFLRFALPIVPDACREYAWVFILFSLIAVVYIGMVALVQTDMKKLVAYSSISHMGFVTLGFFMFAGGTQMNQFAVEGAIVQMISHGFVSAAMFFCIGVMYDRVHSRKIADYGGVANKMPIFASFMMLFAMANSGLPATSGFVGEFFVVLGAIQVNFWYAFFAATTLVFGAAYTLWMYKRVIFGDVANHHVAELKDVNKREFLVLAVLAVTVLGMGLYPKMFTDLMHVSVNDLIWHVSQSKLPQPQLPQ, encoded by the coding sequence ATGACGGGTAATCTTCTGAGCCTCACGATCTGGCTGCCGATCGCGGCAGGCCTGGTGGTGCTGGCAACCGGGGGCGATGACAAAGCGCCGTTGGCGCGCTGGCTGGCACTGATCGGCGCACTGCTGGGCTTTCTGGTATCGCTGCCGCTTTACACCGGCTTTGACACGCTGAATGGCGGCATGCAATTCACTGAGTTCACACCGTGGATTGCAACGTTCAATATCAACTACGCGCTGGGTGTGGATGGCCTGTCGGTGTGGTTTGTGATCTTGAACTCCTTCACCACGTTGATGGTGGTGCTGGCGGGCTGGCAAGTGATCGAAAAGCGGGTTGCGCAGTACATGGCCGCATTCCTGATCATGTCGGGTTTGATCAACGGCGCCTTTGCCGCACAAGACGCGATTCTGTTCTACGTGTTCTTTGAAGCCATGCTGATCCCGATGTACCTGATCATTGGTATCTGGGGTGGTCCGCGCCGTGTGTATGCGTCGATCAAGTTCTTCCTGTACACCTTGCTGGGTTCGTTGCTGACCCTGGTTGCTTTCATCTATCTGTACGGTCAGGCCAACGGCTCGTTCGCGATTGCCGACTTCGCCCGCCTGCCGCTGACGATGACTGCGCAAGGTCTGCTGCTGATTGCCTTCTTCTTTGCCTTTGCGGTGAAGGTGCCGATGTGGCCTGTCCACACCTGGTTGCCGGATGCCCACGTTGAAGCACCAACCGGTGGTTCGATGGTACTGGCGGCAATTACACTGAAGCTGGGTGCTTACGGTTTCCTGCGATTCGCGCTGCCGATCGTGCCGGATGCTTGCCGTGAATATGCCTGGGTGTTCATTCTGTTCTCGCTGATCGCCGTGGTTTACATCGGTATGGTCGCGCTGGTGCAGACTGACATGAAAAAGCTGGTGGCTTATTCATCGATCTCGCACATGGGCTTTGTGACACTGGGCTTCTTCATGTTTGCCGGTGGCACGCAGATGAACCAGTTCGCAGTGGAAGGCGCCATCGTGCAGATGATCTCGCACGGCTTTGTTTCTGCCGCGATGTTCTTCTGTATCGGTGTGATGTACGACCGCGTGCACAGCCGCAAGATCGCTGATTACGGCGGCGTCGCGAACAAGATGCCAATCTTTGCCAGCTTCATGATGCTGTTTGCCATGGCTAACTCCGGTTTGCCAGCCACATCTGGTTTCGTGGGTGAGTTCTTCGTGGTGCTGGGCGCGATCCAGGTCAATTTCTGGTACGCCTTCTTTGCAGCCACCACGCTGGTCTTCGGTGCGGCTTACACACTGTGGATGTACAAGCGAGTCATTTTTGGTGACGTGGCCAATCATCACGTTGCTGAACTGAAAGACGTCAACAAGCGCGAGTTCCTGGTGTTGGCCGTGCTGGCTGTTACCGTACTTGGCATGGGTCTGTATCCGAAGATGTTTACCGACCTGATGCACGTTTCCGTTAACGATCTGATCTGGCATGTGTCGCAGTCCAAGCTGCCCCAGCCTCAATTGCCCCAATAA
- the nuoN gene encoding NADH-quinone oxidoreductase subunit NuoN, with amino-acid sequence MTWTSLNAWAAAPEIFLLIAVSAILLIDLFLSDAKRHVTYLLTLIALAVTACLLVNGMTHPSQIAFNGMFVADPLAGVAKVAMILGVALVLIYGRSYAEARGIYKGELFSLTLFALLGMMVMTSSLNFVTLYVGLELLSLSLYALVGLRRESVQATEAAMKYFVLGALASGMLLYGMSMVYGATQSLDVLVIAQRIMSGEANRLLTVFGLVFIVTGIGFKLGAVPFHMWVPDVYEGSPTLIAQLIGSAPKIAAFAFVIRILAQGLESYAPDWRGMLMIMAVLSLALGNLSAIAQSNIKRMFAYSTISHMGFLLLGILVGTPVGYAAAFFYAVTYMLTTAAGFGVVMLLSREGFEADRIDDFKGLNQRSPWFAAMMLLVMFSMAGIPVFVGFFAKLAILEAVVNMGLTWLAVYGVLMSVIGAFYYLRVVKVMYFDDAEDHSPIVAGIDARVVLSVNCLLLLVIGLMPDRLLFLLSSAVAHSLLQM; translated from the coding sequence ATGACCTGGACCAGTCTTAACGCATGGGCTGCTGCACCGGAGATTTTTCTCCTGATCGCGGTGTCGGCCATTTTGCTGATCGATCTTTTCTTGTCTGACGCCAAGCGTCACGTAACGTATCTGCTGACTCTGATCGCACTGGCTGTAACAGCCTGTCTGCTGGTCAATGGCATGACCCATCCTTCGCAGATCGCCTTTAACGGCATGTTTGTGGCCGATCCGCTGGCCGGGGTTGCCAAAGTGGCGATGATCCTGGGCGTGGCACTCGTGCTGATCTATGGTCGCTCGTACGCCGAAGCACGCGGTATCTACAAGGGCGAACTGTTCTCGCTGACCTTGTTTGCGCTGCTGGGCATGATGGTGATGACCTCGTCGCTCAACTTCGTCACGCTGTACGTGGGTCTGGAGTTGCTGTCGCTGTCGCTGTACGCACTGGTTGGTCTGCGCCGTGAGTCCGTGCAAGCCACCGAAGCCGCCATGAAGTACTTCGTGCTGGGCGCGCTGGCTTCCGGGATGCTGCTGTATGGTATGTCGATGGTTTACGGTGCAACGCAAAGCCTGGATGTACTGGTTATTGCCCAGCGCATCATGAGTGGCGAAGCCAACCGTCTGCTGACCGTGTTTGGTCTGGTGTTCATCGTGACCGGTATCGGCTTCAAGCTCGGCGCCGTGCCATTCCATATGTGGGTGCCTGACGTTTACGAAGGCTCGCCAACGCTGATCGCCCAACTGATCGGTTCGGCCCCAAAGATTGCTGCATTTGCTTTTGTGATCCGCATTCTGGCGCAAGGTCTGGAAAGCTACGCTCCGGACTGGCGCGGGATGCTGATGATCATGGCGGTGCTGTCACTGGCTTTGGGTAACCTCTCGGCGATTGCACAATCCAATATCAAGCGGATGTTTGCGTATTCCACTATCTCGCACATGGGCTTCCTGCTGCTGGGTATTCTGGTGGGCACGCCGGTGGGTTATGCCGCAGCGTTCTTCTATGCGGTGACCTACATGCTGACCACCGCTGCCGGTTTCGGCGTGGTGATGTTGCTGTCGCGTGAAGGTTTTGAAGCAGACCGTATCGACGACTTCAAGGGTCTGAACCAACGCAGCCCATGGTTTGCCGCCATGATGCTGCTGGTGATGTTCTCGATGGCAGGTATCCCGGTGTTCGTCGGCTTCTTTGCCAAGCTGGCCATTCTGGAAGCCGTCGTCAACATGGGCCTGACCTGGCTGGCCGTTTACGGCGTGCTGATGTCGGTAATTGGTGCCTTCTATTACCTGCGCGTAGTCAAGGTCATGTACTTTGATGATGCCGAAGATCACAGCCCGATCGTGGCCGGTATTGATGCCCGCGTGGTGTTGTCGGTTAACTGTCTGTTGTTGCTGGTGATTGGCCTGATGCCAGATCGTCTCTTGTTCCTTTTGTCTTCTGCCGTAGCGCACTCGCTACTGCAGATGTAA
- a CDS encoding DUF2818 family protein, producing MLEIALLCGLAVLAANLPFLTDRVAFAIPGDKLKKHFGWRSLELVILYFLVGGIARVLEARVTSVQPQHWEFFAATGALFIVMAWPGFVWRYFWRKPGL from the coding sequence ATGCTGGAAATTGCACTGCTTTGCGGATTGGCGGTCTTGGCTGCCAATTTGCCTTTCCTGACCGACCGGGTGGCGTTTGCCATTCCAGGCGACAAGCTGAAGAAGCATTTTGGCTGGCGCTCGCTGGAACTGGTCATTCTGTATTTTCTGGTTGGCGGGATTGCGCGCGTGCTTGAAGCGCGCGTCACCAGCGTGCAACCGCAGCACTGGGAATTCTTTGCTGCGACTGGCGCATTGTTTATCGTGATGGCGTGGCCAGGTTTTGTCTGGCGCTATTTCTGGCGCAAGCCAGGGCTGTAA
- the nuoK gene encoding NADH-quinone oxidoreductase subunit NuoK, giving the protein MLTLTHYLVLSAILFSISVFGIFMNRKNLIVLLMAIELMLLAVNMNFVAFSQFLGDSAGQVFVFFILTVAAAESAIGLAILVVLFRNLRSINVEDLGSLKG; this is encoded by the coding sequence GTGCTGACACTCACTCATTACCTGGTGCTCTCGGCGATCCTGTTCTCGATCTCCGTGTTCGGTATTTTCATGAACCGCAAAAACCTGATCGTGTTGCTGATGGCCATCGAACTGATGTTGCTGGCGGTGAACATGAACTTTGTCGCCTTTTCGCAGTTTCTGGGCGATTCGGCGGGGCAAGTTTTTGTCTTCTTCATCCTGACCGTGGCCGCCGCTGAGTCGGCGATTGGTCTGGCGATTCTGGTCGTGCTGTTCCGCAATCTGCGGTCGATCAACGTCGAAGACCTGGGCAGCCTGAAGGGCTAA
- the nuoI gene encoding NADH-quinone oxidoreductase subunit NuoI, which produces MSNFFKTFLLVELVKGLMLTGRYFFQRKITVQFPEEKTPYSPRFRGLHAQRRYANGEERCIACKLCEAVCPALAITIESDKRDDGTRRTTRYDIDLTKCIFCGFCEEACPVDAIVETHILEYHGEKRGDLYYTKPMLLAVGDKYEAEIAANKAADAKYR; this is translated from the coding sequence ATTTCCAATTTTTTCAAGACCTTCCTGCTCGTAGAGCTGGTCAAGGGTCTGATGCTCACCGGGCGTTACTTCTTCCAGCGCAAGATCACTGTGCAGTTTCCGGAAGAAAAAACCCCGTACAGCCCCCGTTTTCGCGGTTTGCATGCCCAGCGTCGCTACGCCAACGGTGAAGAGCGCTGCATTGCCTGCAAATTGTGTGAAGCTGTTTGCCCGGCCTTGGCAATTACGATTGAGTCGGACAAGCGTGATGACGGCACTCGCCGCACTACGCGTTATGACATCGATCTGACCAAGTGCATTTTCTGCGGTTTCTGTGAAGAAGCCTGTCCGGTCGACGCCATCGTGGAAACCCACATTCTGGAATACCACGGTGAAAAGCGTGGCGACCTGTACTACACCAAGCCGATGCTGCTGGCGGTGGGCGACAAGTACGAAGCCGAAATCGCGGCCAACAAAGCCGCTGACGCCAAGTACCGCTAA